A genomic stretch from Desulfolutivibrio sulfodismutans DSM 3696 includes:
- the cbiM gene encoding cobalt transporter CbiM: protein MHISEGVLSAPVLGVGAVLAAVGTAVGLKRLDYDRLMTVAILSAAFFVASLIHVPIGPSSAHLIMNGLLGALLGWAAFPAILTGLLLQAVLFQYGGLAVLGVNACDMAYPAVACFYLFRPLLRSTGKRRAVGAFCCGFFSVLFSALLTAVALEFSDEGFFAAAKILVAVHLPIMVAEGLITAMVVSYLAKTRPELLRGEVAR, encoded by the coding sequence ATGCATATTTCGGAAGGGGTGTTGTCGGCGCCGGTTTTGGGGGTCGGAGCGGTGCTGGCGGCCGTGGGCACGGCTGTCGGCCTCAAGCGTCTGGATTATGACCGACTCATGACCGTGGCCATCCTTTCCGCCGCTTTTTTCGTGGCCTCGCTCATCCATGTGCCCATCGGGCCGTCCAGCGCCCATCTCATCATGAACGGCCTTCTGGGGGCGCTTTTGGGCTGGGCCGCCTTTCCGGCCATCCTGACCGGGCTTTTGCTCCAGGCGGTGCTCTTCCAGTACGGCGGACTGGCCGTACTGGGGGTCAACGCCTGCGACATGGCCTATCCGGCCGTGGCCTGCTTTTACCTTTTCCGGCCGCTTTTACGGTCTACCGGCAAGCGGCGCGCCGTGGGGGCCTTTTGCTGCGGTTTTTTCTCCGTGCTTTTCTCGGCGCTTCTGACCGCGGTGGCCCTGGAATTTTCCGACGAGGGCTTTTTCGCGGCAGCCAAAATCCTGGTGGCCGTGCATCTGCCCATCATGGTCGCCGAGGGGTTGATCACGGCCATGGTGGTTTCGTATCTGGCGAAGACCCGGCCCGAGTTGTTGCGGGGCGAGGTGGCCCGGTGA
- the dnaG gene encoding DNA primase — MKFDSSGVAAVKARADIVEIVRRYVDLRPVGGRLVGACPFHQETKGSFNVHPERGYFHCFGCQASGDVIDFYCRINGLEFREGLSRLADEVGVRLDSGRPDPRAGEKKRLRQACLDMHAVADAFFRRCLASPEGKAARDYLERRGIVPEVAAKFGLGYSPPGWQALEDFLKKQGFSPAQAATAGLLSKREDGRTWDRFRDRLIFPIRDVAGTVVAFGGRIMGEGDPKYLNSADSPIYRKGDHLYALCDARPSMAKSRRAILTEGYVDVITLHQFGYGDAVGVLGTALTPEQIKRLLGFCATVDLVFDGDGAGRKAALRSAEMLLAAGAACRVALLPEGEDVDSLLQTRGREAFEACLGGADEGLRYCFRAVSAMARKEQITWAEGFLGKVGDANLRAAYAPRVAAALGLSEAGLRGALADAVVRRQAAVPASRRRESPGLELNPRERCIVTFAARCPEYVPALRELGAGDYLSGPAARSLWARLAALGDGDPRLVFEELELDFVLEARRLGELTDEARRELFEEISGFLRATRGESARKELMEAMRRARAVGDTGEEMRLFAELNALLGRGDE, encoded by the coding sequence ATGAAGTTTGATTCCTCGGGGGTGGCGGCGGTCAAGGCCAGGGCCGACATCGTCGAGATCGTCAGGCGGTATGTGGATCTGCGGCCCGTGGGCGGGCGGCTGGTCGGCGCGTGCCCCTTCCACCAGGAGACCAAGGGATCGTTCAACGTCCACCCGGAGCGGGGATATTTTCATTGTTTCGGGTGTCAGGCCTCGGGGGACGTGATCGATTTTTATTGCCGCATCAACGGGCTGGAGTTTCGCGAGGGGCTTTCCCGGCTGGCCGACGAGGTGGGGGTGCGCCTGGATTCCGGGCGTCCCGATCCCAGGGCCGGGGAGAAGAAACGCCTGCGGCAGGCCTGCCTGGACATGCACGCCGTAGCCGACGCCTTTTTCCGGCGCTGCCTGGCCTCGCCCGAGGGCAAGGCCGCCAGGGACTACCTGGAACGGCGGGGCATCGTCCCGGAGGTGGCCGCGAAGTTCGGCCTGGGCTACAGCCCCCCAGGCTGGCAGGCCCTTGAGGATTTTTTGAAAAAACAGGGATTTTCCCCGGCCCAGGCGGCCACGGCCGGGCTTTTGTCCAAACGCGAGGACGGGCGGACCTGGGACCGCTTCCGGGACCGGCTGATCTTTCCCATCCGCGACGTGGCCGGGACCGTGGTGGCCTTTGGCGGCCGCATCATGGGGGAGGGCGACCCCAAATATTTAAACAGCGCCGATTCGCCCATATATCGCAAGGGGGACCATCTCTACGCCCTGTGCGACGCCCGGCCGAGCATGGCCAAAAGCCGCCGGGCCATCCTCACCGAGGGCTATGTGGACGTCATCACCTTGCACCAGTTCGGCTACGGCGACGCCGTGGGCGTTCTGGGCACGGCGCTCACCCCGGAGCAGATCAAGCGGCTACTCGGGTTTTGCGCCACGGTGGATCTGGTGTTCGACGGGGACGGGGCCGGGCGCAAGGCGGCGCTGCGATCCGCCGAGATGCTTCTGGCCGCCGGGGCGGCCTGCCGGGTGGCCCTTTTGCCCGAGGGCGAGGACGTGGACAGCCTGCTCCAGACCCGGGGGCGGGAGGCCTTCGAGGCCTGCCTGGGCGGTGCCGACGAGGGGCTGCGCTATTGCTTTCGGGCCGTTTCGGCCATGGCCCGCAAGGAGCAGATCACCTGGGCCGAGGGTTTTTTGGGCAAGGTGGGAGACGCCAATCTGCGGGCGGCCTACGCCCCGCGAGTCGCCGCAGCCCTCGGGCTGTCCGAGGCGGGGTTGCGCGGCGCCCTGGCCGATGCCGTGGTGCGGCGGCAGGCGGCTGTTCCAGCCTCCAGACGCCGGGAGAGCCCTGGGCTGGAGCTTAATCCGCGTGAGCGCTGCATCGTGACCTTCGCGGCCCGTTGTCCTGAGTACGTCCCCGCCTTGCGGGAGCTTGGGGCGGGAGACTATTTATCCGGGCCTGCGGCGCGCTCCCTGTGGGCCCGGCTTGCGGCCCTGGGGGACGGCGACCCCAGACTGGTTTTCGAAGAATTGGAGCTGGACTTCGTGCTGGAGGCCAGACGGCTTGGGGAGCTGACCGACGAGGCGCGCCGGGAGCTTTTCGAGGAGATTTCCGGATTTTTGCGCGCCACCCGGGGGGAGTCGGCCCGGAAGGAACTCATGGAGGCCATGCGCCGGGCCAGGGCCGTGGGAGACACGGGAGAAGAGATGCGGCTATTCGCCGAGCTTAATGCCTTACTTGGGAGGGGAGATGAGTAA
- a CDS encoding endonuclease MutS2, producing the protein MDTRSLQLLEFPKVLGYLADFAVSVPGRRAAVALTPLADLERLSERQGLLAECLELHRDAVFRLSEFPSLDGLFESLGGESVPLDLDALFAIQAVLIQAGQAREALAPREAPRGFPETARPLLRQMAEAAPVPKKTMAALARCLAPDGGLRDESSPELFSARAEIRAIHRRCTRQVKDYVQEQGLSPFLQDDFMTISSDRYVLPLKSNFKGRIPGIIHDYSQTGETCYFEPFFLVEVNNRLQELKKEEREAEAKVLATLTLLCRQEWEALLASYRLLVALDVLFACAALAEATGGVIPEVGANEPVRLPGARHPLLILGRAAGAGVVPQDIVLEPQHRALIISGANAGGKTVCLKTLGLLALMAFSGLAVPAAAGCSLPFWRKIFVFLGDEQSLEDHLSTFTAQIRHVSRAWPQVDGTTLVLLDEFGAGTDPAQGAALAQAVVDGLLEKNAWLAAATHFPALKAYGLSKPGVRAACMLFDPAGKKPLYRLAYDQVGASVALDVAREHGLPEEILERAHRYLLLEGADSTSILDRLNELALRKQEELDELSVQKAEEKKKTARIRERFEKRLASLLDEVREASREISRSYQEGRLGRKQAQKALAEAGKRLIEEQAATDPGVADAAKPAVADFESLTPGDAVHLQSWNKSGRVLDKDLKRRMLKVDMGGVCIWVDARDAAAPSGGDTRPGGGGWSVKSDPEPSGRSPVVPSFVLDLRGRRADEAVAELAVFLDESVLKGRTQLEIVHGKGTGALRREVHDFLRASPQVASYCLAPADRGGDGMTMVELA; encoded by the coding sequence ATGGATACACGTTCCCTCCAGCTTTTGGAGTTTCCCAAGGTTCTCGGATACCTGGCGGATTTTGCCGTGTCTGTTCCCGGACGCCGGGCGGCCGTGGCGCTGACGCCTTTGGCGGACTTGGAGCGTTTATCCGAGCGGCAGGGGCTTTTGGCCGAGTGTCTGGAACTGCACCGCGACGCTGTTTTTCGTCTTTCCGAGTTTCCCTCCCTGGACGGGTTGTTCGAGTCCCTCGGCGGCGAGAGCGTCCCCCTGGATCTGGACGCCCTGTTCGCCATCCAGGCCGTACTTATCCAGGCCGGGCAGGCCCGCGAGGCCCTGGCCCCCCGGGAAGCGCCCCGGGGATTTCCGGAAACGGCGCGGCCCCTGTTGCGGCAGATGGCCGAGGCCGCGCCGGTTCCCAAAAAGACCATGGCCGCCCTGGCCCGCTGTCTGGCCCCGGACGGAGGGCTTCGCGACGAAAGCTCGCCCGAGCTTTTTTCCGCCCGGGCCGAAATACGGGCCATCCATCGCCGCTGCACACGCCAGGTCAAGGACTACGTCCAGGAGCAGGGGCTTTCCCCCTTCCTCCAGGACGATTTTATGACCATCTCCTCGGATCGCTACGTGCTGCCGCTCAAATCCAATTTCAAGGGCCGCATCCCGGGGATCATCCACGACTATTCCCAGACCGGCGAGACCTGCTACTTCGAGCCGTTTTTCCTGGTCGAGGTCAATAACCGCCTCCAGGAGCTCAAAAAAGAGGAGCGCGAGGCCGAGGCCAAGGTGCTGGCCACGTTGACCCTGTTGTGCCGCCAGGAATGGGAGGCGCTACTGGCCTCCTACCGGCTTTTGGTCGCGCTGGACGTGCTTTTCGCCTGTGCGGCCCTGGCCGAGGCCACAGGCGGGGTCATCCCCGAGGTGGGGGCGAATGAACCCGTGCGCCTGCCTGGGGCGCGCCATCCGCTTTTGATCCTTGGCCGGGCCGCAGGGGCCGGGGTGGTGCCCCAGGACATCGTGCTCGAACCGCAGCATCGGGCCTTGATCATCAGCGGGGCCAACGCCGGCGGCAAGACCGTGTGCTTAAAGACCCTGGGGCTTTTGGCGCTCATGGCCTTTTCCGGGCTGGCCGTGCCAGCGGCCGCCGGATGCTCGTTGCCGTTTTGGCGCAAGATTTTTGTCTTTTTGGGCGACGAGCAGAGCCTGGAAGACCACCTGAGCACCTTTACGGCCCAGATTCGCCACGTCAGCCGGGCCTGGCCCCAGGTGGACGGGACGACCCTGGTCCTTCTCGACGAATTCGGGGCCGGAACCGACCCGGCCCAGGGCGCGGCCCTGGCCCAGGCCGTGGTGGACGGGCTGCTCGAAAAAAACGCCTGGTTGGCGGCGGCCACCCATTTTCCGGCCCTTAAGGCCTACGGCCTGAGCAAGCCCGGGGTGCGGGCGGCCTGCATGCTGTTCGATCCGGCCGGGAAAAAGCCTCTGTACCGGCTGGCCTACGATCAGGTGGGGGCCTCGGTGGCCCTGGACGTGGCCCGGGAACACGGCCTGCCGGAAGAGATTTTGGAACGGGCCCACCGCTATCTGCTGCTGGAGGGGGCCGACTCCACGTCCATCCTCGACCGCTTAAACGAGTTGGCCCTGCGTAAGCAGGAGGAACTCGACGAGCTTTCCGTACAAAAGGCGGAAGAAAAGAAAAAAACGGCCAGGATACGGGAGCGGTTCGAAAAGCGCCTGGCTTCCTTGCTGGACGAGGTTCGCGAGGCCTCCCGGGAGATATCGCGCAGCTACCAGGAAGGGCGCCTTGGACGCAAACAGGCCCAGAAGGCCCTTGCCGAGGCCGGGAAAAGACTTATTGAGGAACAGGCGGCGACAGACCCAGGCGTGGCGGACGCAGCCAAACCGGCCGTCGCCGACTTCGAAAGCCTGACCCCCGGCGACGCCGTGCATCTGCAAAGCTGGAACAAATCCGGGCGGGTGCTGGACAAAGACCTCAAACGACGGATGCTCAAGGTCGATATGGGAGGGGTGTGCATCTGGGTGGACGCCCGGGATGCGGCTGCCCCGTCGGGAGGCGATACCAGGCCGGGCGGCGGGGGATGGTCCGTGAAATCCGATCCCGAACCGTCCGGAAGAAGTCCTGTCGTGCCCTCCTTCGTTCTCGACCTGCGGGGACGCCGGGCCGATGAGGCCGTGGCCGAACTGGCCGTATTTTTGGATGAGAGCGTCTTAAAAGGCCGTACCCAGTTGGAAATCGTCCATGGCAAAGGAACGGGAGCGCTCCGACGCGAGGTTCACGATTTTTTGCGCGCCTCTCCCCAGGTGGCGTCGTATTGCCTGGCCCCGGCGGATCGGGGCGGCGACGGCATGACCATGGTGGAGTTGGCGTAA
- a CDS encoding DUF4198 domain-containing protein has translation MIRKTLLWCAAVVFIFAQTAQAHFGMVIPSADHVLDKGKETVTLTVAFAHPMEGNGMDLVSPKEFAMVEGETKTDLKSALKEIKFLDHKAWQASQALKKPGVYSFYMVPEPYWEPAEDCFIQHFTKVVIPAFGEEEGWDKPLGIKTEIVPLTRPFGNYAGNVFQGKVLLDGKPVAGCAVEVEYYNKDKKYAAPNDYMVTQVVTTDDAGVFTYVAPWSGWWGFAALNTASEKIAHDGQDKDVELGAVLWTYFVDPAKGKK, from the coding sequence ATGATTCGCAAGACACTTCTGTGGTGCGCGGCGGTGGTTTTCATTTTCGCCCAAACAGCCCAGGCCCATTTCGGCATGGTCATCCCCTCGGCCGACCATGTCCTGGACAAGGGCAAGGAGACCGTGACCCTGACCGTGGCCTTTGCCCATCCCATGGAGGGAAACGGCATGGACCTGGTGAGTCCCAAGGAATTCGCCATGGTCGAGGGTGAGACCAAAACCGATCTCAAGTCCGCCCTCAAAGAGATCAAATTCCTGGACCACAAGGCCTGGCAGGCCTCCCAGGCCCTGAAAAAACCCGGCGTTTATTCCTTTTACATGGTTCCCGAGCCCTACTGGGAGCCCGCCGAGGACTGCTTCATCCAGCATTTCACCAAGGTGGTGATTCCGGCCTTTGGCGAGGAAGAAGGCTGGGACAAGCCCCTGGGCATTAAGACCGAAATCGTGCCCCTGACCCGCCCCTTCGGCAACTATGCGGGCAACGTCTTCCAGGGCAAGGTGTTGCTTGACGGCAAACCCGTCGCCGGATGCGCCGTTGAGGTCGAATATTACAACAAGGACAAAAAATACGCCGCCCCCAACGACTACATGGTCACCCAGGTGGTCACCACCGACGATGCCGGCGTGTTCACCTATGTGGCTCCCTGGTCCGGCTGGTGGGGATTTGCGGCGCTCAACACCGCCTCTGAAAAGATTGCCCACGACGGCCAGGACAAGGACGTGGAGCTTGGCGCGGTGCTGTGGACGTATTTCGTGGATCCGGCCAAGGGAAAGAAGTAA
- the secD gene encoding protein translocase subunit SecD, whose translation MTGSLRWRVALIAVVVFFGLLYMLPSIPGVKESALGKFLPDDEVSLGLDLRGGIHLTLGVDVNKAVQNSLSLMGRDVREQAREDGIAVLRPGMTDGKHLDFVLAKMDQREALDAMLKKQFSILSVVSTETVEGDKLLYKLQFTPEYLDYLEKLTIDQAVKTIRNRIDEFGVAEPDIRRQAGGRIQVQLPGLQDPERAIKIIGRTAHLEFKIVDDEADPDKAAKGILPPGRELSTMRHRNNDGTFLDRPIVLKADAVMTGEYISDARANFDSNNQAYVSLTFTPRGSKLFERITADNVKKRMAIVLDGKVYSAPVIQEKISGGRASVTGRFSTDEARDLAIVLRAGSLPAPVNILEQRSVGPSLGQESIEKGVMAALIGGALIIVFMIVYYGFAGLAADVALVLNIMLILSGLAAFGATLTMPGIAGIILTLGMAVDANVIIYERVREELRRGLTPRMALDEGYSRATLTIFDANITTIIAAVVLYEFGTGPIRGFAVTLILGIVASMFTAIFVTRTIFDIWMRRRPPGAAISI comes from the coding sequence ATGACCGGAAGCTTGCGTTGGCGCGTGGCGCTCATCGCGGTGGTCGTTTTTTTCGGCCTTTTGTATATGCTGCCCTCGATCCCGGGGGTCAAGGAATCGGCTTTGGGCAAATTTTTGCCCGACGACGAGGTGAGCCTTGGGCTGGATCTCAGGGGTGGCATCCACCTGACCCTTGGCGTGGATGTGAACAAGGCCGTGCAAAACTCCCTGTCGCTCATGGGGCGTGACGTCCGGGAACAGGCCCGCGAGGACGGCATCGCCGTGCTGCGTCCGGGGATGACCGACGGCAAGCACCTGGACTTCGTCCTGGCCAAAATGGACCAGCGCGAGGCCCTGGACGCGATGCTCAAAAAGCAATTCTCCATCCTCTCCGTGGTCTCCACCGAGACCGTGGAGGGCGACAAGCTTTTGTACAAGCTGCAATTCACCCCGGAATATCTGGATTACCTGGAAAAGCTGACCATTGATCAGGCGGTCAAGACCATCCGCAACCGCATCGACGAATTCGGCGTGGCCGAGCCGGACATCCGGCGGCAGGCCGGCGGCCGCATCCAGGTCCAACTGCCCGGCCTCCAGGATCCCGAGCGGGCCATCAAGATCATCGGCCGCACGGCCCACCTGGAATTCAAGATCGTGGACGACGAGGCCGATCCGGACAAGGCCGCCAAGGGCATCCTTCCCCCGGGCCGGGAATTGTCCACCATGCGGCACCGCAACAACGACGGCACCTTCCTGGATCGTCCCATCGTGCTCAAGGCCGACGCGGTCATGACCGGCGAATACATCTCCGACGCCCGGGCCAACTTCGATTCCAACAACCAGGCCTACGTGTCCCTGACCTTCACCCCGCGCGGCTCCAAGCTTTTCGAGCGGATCACCGCCGACAACGTCAAAAAGCGCATGGCCATCGTGCTTGACGGCAAGGTCTATTCCGCCCCGGTCATCCAGGAAAAGATCAGTGGCGGACGGGCCAGCGTCACCGGCCGGTTCTCGACCGACGAGGCCCGGGATCTGGCCATCGTGCTGCGGGCCGGTTCCCTGCCCGCTCCGGTGAACATCCTTGAGCAGCGCAGCGTCGGGCCCTCCCTGGGCCAGGAGTCCATCGAAAAGGGCGTCATGGCCGCCCTGATCGGCGGCGCGCTGATCATCGTGTTCATGATCGTTTACTACGGATTCGCCGGGCTGGCGGCCGATGTGGCCCTGGTGCTCAACATCATGCTCATCCTGTCCGGGCTGGCGGCCTTCGGGGCCACCCTGACCATGCCGGGCATCGCGGGCATCATCCTGACGCTGGGCATGGCCGTGGACGCCAACGTCATCATCTACGAGCGCGTGCGCGAGGAACTCAGGCGGGGGCTTACCCCGCGCATGGCCCTGGACGAGGGGTATTCCCGGGCCACCCTGACCATCTTCGACGCCAACATCACCACCATCATCGCCGCCGTGGTGCTGTACGAGTTCGGCACCGGCCCCATCCGGGGCTTCGCCGTGACGCTGATCCTGGGCATTGTGGCCTCCATGTTCACGGCCATCTTCGTCACCCGGACCATCTTCGACATCTGGATGCGCCGCCGCCCCCCGGGAGCGGCCATCAGCATCTAG
- the rpoD gene encoding RNA polymerase sigma factor RpoD encodes MSNLKEIQQIKSLIVKGKQKGFLTIDEVNKALPSEVNNPEQIEEVISIFDQLDINIVDSDKDARKLDTLTAEPDDTPDADLELTESEDSLDYSSRSTDPVRMYLREMGAVPLLDRDGEVTIAKKIENGEMDVLYALVEVPVAIEELVQVGDDLRLGRMKLKDVVKTIEEDDPSEDEMNQRQRVIFLLEEIRAIYRKKRKIYGKLDQCACLSRRVYGIQKEIMVYKDEVVGRLRDIKLEKTLIDRVIETVEDYVRQMHNCQRDLSAYILSVGKSQSEIQEIFSRLDQRNINPVLAADSLGLTVEELFSFKEMLTAKMEILVRLQDKCCHHVHDLEEVLWRIKRGNTAAQRAKQELIRSNLRLVVSIAKKYTNRGLQFLDLIQEGNIGLMKAVDKFEYQRGYKFSTYATWWIRQAITRAIADQARTIRIPVHMIETINKLIRTSRYLVQELGRDPTPEEIAERMDYPLEKVKKVLKIAKEPISLETPIGDEEDSSLGDFIEDKKALAPAEEVVNTKLGEQIGKVLSDLTPREEQVLRKRFGLGEKSDHTLEEVGKLFNVTRERIRQIEAKALRKLRHPVRSQHLRSYYES; translated from the coding sequence ATGAGTAATCTCAAGGAAATTCAGCAGATCAAGAGCCTCATCGTCAAGGGCAAACAAAAAGGCTTTTTGACCATTGATGAGGTCAACAAGGCTCTGCCTTCCGAGGTCAATAATCCCGAGCAGATCGAGGAGGTCATCTCCATATTCGATCAGCTCGACATCAATATCGTGGATTCGGACAAGGACGCCCGCAAGCTCGACACCCTGACCGCCGAGCCCGACGACACCCCGGACGCCGACCTGGAACTCACCGAGAGCGAAGATTCCCTCGATTATTCCTCGCGCAGCACCGACCCCGTGCGCATGTATCTGCGCGAGATGGGCGCGGTGCCCCTGCTTGATCGCGACGGCGAGGTGACCATCGCCAAGAAGATCGAAAACGGCGAGATGGACGTGCTCTACGCCCTGGTCGAGGTGCCCGTGGCCATCGAGGAGCTGGTCCAGGTGGGCGACGACCTGCGTCTGGGCCGCATGAAGCTCAAGGATGTGGTCAAGACCATCGAAGAGGACGACCCCTCCGAGGACGAGATGAACCAGCGGCAGCGGGTCATCTTCCTTCTGGAGGAGATTCGGGCCATCTATCGAAAAAAGCGCAAGATCTACGGCAAGCTGGACCAGTGCGCCTGTCTGTCCCGGCGGGTCTACGGCATCCAGAAGGAGATCATGGTCTACAAGGACGAGGTGGTGGGGCGTCTGCGGGACATCAAGCTGGAAAAGACCCTCATCGACCGGGTCATCGAGACCGTGGAGGACTACGTGCGGCAGATGCACAACTGCCAGCGTGATCTGTCGGCCTACATTCTGTCCGTGGGCAAATCCCAGTCCGAGATCCAGGAGATTTTCAGCAGGCTCGACCAGCGCAACATCAATCCCGTGCTGGCCGCCGACAGCCTGGGACTGACGGTTGAGGAGCTTTTCTCCTTCAAGGAGATGCTTACGGCCAAGATGGAGATTCTCGTCCGCCTCCAGGACAAGTGCTGCCACCACGTCCACGACCTGGAAGAGGTGCTGTGGCGCATCAAGCGCGGCAACACGGCGGCCCAGCGGGCCAAGCAGGAGCTGATCCGCTCCAACCTGCGCCTGGTGGTGTCCATCGCCAAGAAATACACCAACCGCGGCCTCCAGTTCCTGGACCTCATCCAGGAAGGCAACATCGGGCTCATGAAGGCCGTGGACAAGTTCGAATATCAGCGCGGCTACAAGTTCTCCACCTACGCCACCTGGTGGATCCGGCAGGCCATCACCCGGGCCATCGCCGACCAGGCCCGGACCATCCGCATCCCCGTGCACATGATCGAGACCATCAACAAGCTGATCCGCACCTCGCGCTACCTGGTGCAGGAGCTTGGGCGCGACCCCACCCCGGAGGAGATCGCCGAGCGCATGGACTATCCCCTGGAGAAGGTCAAAAAAGTCCTCAAAATCGCCAAGGAGCCCATCTCCCTGGAAACTCCCATCGGCGACGAGGAGGATTCCAGCCTGGGCGATTTCATCGAGGACAAAAAGGCCCTGGCCCCGGCCGAAGAGGTGGTCAACACCAAGCTCGGCGAGCAGATCGGCAAGGTGCTCTCGGACCTGACCCCGCGCGAGGAACAGGTCTTGCGCAAGCGTTTCGGGCTGGGGGAAAAGTCCGACCACACCCTGGAAGAGGTGGGCAAGCTCTTCAACGTCACCCGGGAGCGCATCCGCCAGATCGAGGCCAAGGCCCTGCGCAAGCTGCGCCATCCCGTGCGCAGCCAGCATCTGCGTTCCTATTACGAAAGCTAG
- the yajC gene encoding preprotein translocase subunit YajC: protein MFFDSVAFAMGAAPGGDAAAGNPIGAFLPLILMFAIFYFLLIRPQQKKAKQHKELLANLKKGDSIITGGGIYGRIFAVNGDVLTIDVGSGVEIKVNRAFVSGLADGGPKIEPKGKDKAKESE from the coding sequence ATGTTTTTCGACAGCGTGGCCTTCGCCATGGGCGCGGCCCCGGGCGGCGACGCGGCCGCAGGCAATCCCATCGGCGCGTTTTTGCCCCTGATCCTGATGTTCGCCATCTTTTATTTTCTGCTCATCCGTCCCCAGCAGAAAAAGGCCAAGCAGCACAAGGAGCTTCTGGCCAACCTGAAAAAGGGCGACTCCATCATCACCGGCGGCGGCATCTACGGCCGTATTTTTGCCGTCAACGGCGACGTGCTGACCATTGATGTGGGCAGCGGCGTGGAAATCAAGGTCAATCGCGCCTTTGTCTCCGGCCTGGCCGACGGCGGTCCCAAGATCGAGCCCAAGGGCAAGGACAAGGCCAAGGAATCCGAATAG
- a CDS encoding GatB/YqeY domain-containing protein: MNLTDRIEKDYLAAYKARDEVRLSVLRMLKTAAKNRQVELLRPLSDDELAEVLAKQAKQRRESIEQFGRAGRDDLRDREERELSVLNEYLPTPLTEDELFREVDQAIAELGAQSVKDMGRVVSTVLAKHKGRADGKMVSDMARSRLAG, translated from the coding sequence ATGAATCTTACAGACCGCATTGAAAAAGACTACCTTGCCGCCTACAAGGCCAGGGACGAGGTGCGTTTGTCCGTTTTGCGCATGCTCAAAACTGCGGCCAAAAACCGGCAGGTGGAACTTCTGCGGCCGCTTTCCGACGACGAACTGGCCGAGGTTCTTGCGAAACAGGCCAAACAGCGTCGGGAGTCCATTGAACAATTCGGCCGTGCAGGCCGTGACGATCTTCGGGACAGGGAGGAGCGGGAGCTTTCGGTTCTTAACGAATACCTCCCCACTCCCTTGACCGAGGACGAACTTTTCCGCGAGGTCGACCAAGCCATTGCCGAGCTTGGAGCCCAAAGCGTCAAGGACATGGGACGGGTTGTTTCGACCGTCCTGGCAAAGCACAAGGGCCGGGCCGACGGGAAAATGGTCAGCGACATGGCGCGTTCCCGTCTGGCCGGGTAG
- the rpsU gene encoding 30S ribosomal protein S21 — MPGVFLEDSDNFDIALRRFKKQVEKAGVLSELKKRQHFEKPSVMRKKKKAAARKRLLKKMRKINMM, encoded by the coding sequence GTGCCGGGAGTTTTCCTTGAGGATTCCGACAACTTCGACATTGCGTTGCGTCGTTTCAAGAAGCAGGTGGAGAAGGCCGGGGTGTTGTCCGAGTTGAAAAAACGGCAGCATTTCGAGAAGCCAAGCGTCATGCGCAAGAAGAAAAAGGCTGCCGCCAGAAAGCGTCTTCTGAAAAAGATGCGTAAAATCAACATGATGTAA
- the cbiQ gene encoding cobalt ECF transporter T component CbiQ: MLDEPFARGDSSIHRLDPRYRVAMVFFFTVAVALCRHLAAPLAGLGVGVILMALARLDPLAVGRRLVAVNFFIFFLWLVLPFSLPGTPVLTLGPLTATREGLALALLVTVKSNAVVCAFLALAATMDAPVFGQALGRLGVPPKLTFLFLFTYRYVHVLADEYSRLRVAAKLRGFRPKTGLHTYRTVANLLGMVLVRGYDRSRRVYEAMVLRGFNGAFYTLRRFSAAPRDRAFLAAMVVCLGAIVALEAFSPHF, encoded by the coding sequence GTGCTTGACGAGCCCTTTGCCCGGGGGGATTCCTCCATCCATCGCCTGGACCCCCGCTATCGGGTGGCCATGGTCTTTTTTTTCACCGTGGCCGTGGCCCTGTGCCGCCATCTGGCCGCCCCCCTGGCGGGCCTTGGGGTAGGCGTGATCCTCATGGCCCTGGCCCGGCTCGATCCCCTGGCCGTCGGGCGCAGGCTTGTGGCCGTCAATTTTTTCATCTTCTTTCTCTGGCTGGTCTTGCCCTTTTCCCTGCCGGGAACACCCGTCCTCACCCTTGGCCCTCTGACCGCCACCCGCGAGGGGCTGGCCCTGGCCCTTCTGGTCACGGTCAAATCCAATGCCGTGGTCTGCGCCTTCCTGGCCCTGGCCGCCACCATGGACGCCCCGGTTTTCGGGCAGGCCCTGGGCCGTCTGGGCGTTCCTCCCAAACTGACCTTCCTGTTCCTTTTCACCTATCGCTACGTCCATGTCCTGGCCGACGAATATTCCCGGCTGCGCGTGGCCGCCAAGCTACGCGGCTTTCGCCCGAAAACCGGCCTGCATACCTACCGCACCGTGGCCAATCTTTTGGGCATGGTCCTGGTGCGCGGCTACGACCGCTCCCGGCGGGTCTATGAGGCCATGGTCCTGCGCGGATTTAACGGCGCGTTCTATACCCTGCGCCGGTTTTCCGCTGCCCCCCGTGACCGGGCGTTTCTTGCGGCCATGGTCG